The genomic stretch TTTTGCGCCAAACCGAATGTTTCTCGACTACATATCCGGCGTATTGCCCGAGCTTGGCGTTGGTGATATTCAACAGACAACTTTCAGCGACTGGTCGCTTGAGCTGCTGGAAAAAACGATAATGATAACTGATCCAGCAGATACGATGGCGTATTGGTTTGAGGAGCGTAGGACGGCAGATGAAATCGAGCATGCGTCAGGCCGGTTTAAAGGGAATTTAGCGTTTAAAGCTCTCGTTGATGAACGAATGGTTGATTTTGAACAAAGAATCATGCCAACGACTCCATTTATTCCAATCGATGGCCTTGAGCTGTCGCCAGCGCAAATGCGCGAATGGTATGACACCGATTACGGTGAGGAAACCTTGATGAAGAAGCGCGATCGATTAGTGAGCCGTATTCGCCGCTGGTTTGAGTCTGAGCTGAAAATGAAGGGTATCGCGGATAAGAAGGTGCGTGCGAAGGCGCTCACAAGATTTAATAGCTATACGAAGAAAATTCCAGCCTATACGTCTGTCCAGCTCTATGCCTCTTTATTCAGCGGGAAGCAGCTCGTAAGCAGCATACCTAAGCCTATTGCTGCTGCAACAGCTGCAAGATTGAAAAAAGGGTTGGCTGCTGCTGAGGATTTGGCGCCGCTTGCTTATATCCAGCTTCAATTATTCGGGTTGCCGAAGCAGGCGTTTGATCACATTGTCATCGATGAGGCGCAGGACTATTCCCCATTCCAGCTTGAAGTGCTTCGACTATGTCAGCGAACAGCTTCAATGACGGTGCTGGGAGATTTGCAGCAAGGAATTCATGCCTATGCAGGGGTACGAAGCTGGGAAGAGCTCACGGCATTGTTCGAGCAAGAGCAAATAGGCTTCTACGAGCTAAACCGAAGCTATCGGTCAACGATGGAAATTATCGAATTTGCCAACAAAATATTAGGAAGCATGACAGGCGGCGTTAAGCCGGCAGTCCCTGTATTCCGCAGTGGCGATGAAGTATTTACTGAAAGCGTAGCTCAGCAAAGCTGGCTCTCCTCTATCGAAGCAACAGTTCGCGAATGGCAAGCAAAAGGCGAATATGAAACCATTTCTGTAATTGGTCGGACAGCGCTTGAATGTGATGAAATTTATGAGCATCTGGTTGCACAAGGGTTGGATGCTTCGCTTGTCCAAAGCAAGCAGCCTGCGTATGGCGGCGGGTTGTCAGTCGTTCCAGTCTATTTATCTAAAGGTC from Paenibacillus sp. FSL H8-0548 encodes the following:
- a CDS encoding UvrD-helicase domain-containing protein, coding for MTVQSAYQEEQDRLTEALHDIMRQLQEIGPRYKGDDFTEQMLDLQQEERRLRLEISKREPYFGRIDFQELPAEGQKPLYIGKAGVAKQDSNELLVIDWRAPAASVFYSFTGGDAPASYESPDGEIEGYVHLKRNFVIRQGEIVRLVDSYVRGQEEGNVTDEFLLYRLGENKDNKLRDIVSTIQGEQDRIIRADRNKALFIQGVAGSGKTTVALHRLAFLLYQYADRMRAERMIIFAPNRMFLDYISGVLPELGVGDIQQTTFSDWSLELLEKTIMITDPADTMAYWFEERRTADEIEHASGRFKGNLAFKALVDERMVDFEQRIMPTTPFIPIDGLELSPAQMREWYDTDYGEETLMKKRDRLVSRIRRWFESELKMKGIADKKVRAKALTRFNSYTKKIPAYTSVQLYASLFSGKQLVSSIPKPIAAATAARLKKGLAAAEDLAPLAYIQLQLFGLPKQAFDHIVIDEAQDYSPFQLEVLRLCQRTASMTVLGDLQQGIHAYAGVRSWEELTALFEQEQIGFYELNRSYRSTMEIIEFANKILGSMTGGVKPAVPVFRSGDEVFTESVAQQSWLSSIEATVREWQAKGEYETISVIGRTALECDEIYEHLVAQGLDASLVQSKQPAYGGGLSVVPVYLSKGLEFDAVLVADCGEDAYTALDAKLLYVGCTRALHKLKLFYRGNLTTLLADKDE